A DNA window from Cutaneotrichosporon cavernicola HIS019 DNA, chromosome: 2 contains the following coding sequences:
- the TRM44 gene encoding uncharacterized protein (Predicted AdoMet-dependent methyltransferase) produces MALEDQVDPLAAVASEAKVSKPAKPNPTLKPKPGKEISRPKFEPTYLPHDATTPLSAPGWVVPLSAPAYFPLDLFHSVLQEQSLHPEQNSSLILRAEKLPGIPATDAVDDALAAHIGVDPVPIERLRVRFVPRQVHRDARLCQRNAAYSSDDGRLGFVVKTPEVISAAEMPYYHPPVRQLGFMWKADETGEPQEGDGPRVYGRIYIGYLPFEDSPTPAGDVLGPPPKPQRKRSPLAGPSSATEVVAPPATVLEDDTPEGREEARVAAERRLQRTCLHLLEKLHKHGHGTAHGYVKRVHHDVVVSREPFQDLYQALKERHKQLDSRVPQPWSTKVEDVKRHVWKSVRDGGSPDDRLLPNNIATWGSQDIAIAAFLMLLWRDIYPPREGSEVGMEWDKWGRPPGGFVDLGCGNGLLVHILVSEGYAGRGYELRQRRTWPQYPEATRCALVELPIDMPSLFPSTIGEWEAGAWPGRGANVIPDDSFLLGNHADELTPWIPLLSLLPAKPIPFLSLPCCLHTLDDKFTSNEFNPPAHAHTPEGGFEAGLDPGASRYKAYVMWLGWWGLQCGWKWEKESLRIPSTRGWGIVARSRWTKDAAEDRACRQWALDQVLGVRGRGEFKVRAKEGKEH; encoded by the exons ATGGCCCTTGAAGACCAGGTTGACCCACTAGCAGCCGTCGCCTCAGAGGCCAAGGTATCCAAACCGGCAAAGCCAAACCCCACactcaagcccaagcctgGTAAGGAAATCTCGCGGCCCAAGTTCGAGCCGACCTACCTTCCTCACGACGCGACCACCCCCCTATCAGCACCAGGCTGGGTCGTCCCTCTCTCGGCCCCGGCGTATTtccccctcgacctcttccaCTCCGTCCTCCAGGAGCAGTCGTTGCATCCCGAGCAGAACTCGAGTCTCATTCTGCGCGCCGAGAAGCTTCCTGGCATCCCGGCCACGGATGCGGTGGACGACGCATTGGCAGCGCACATCGGTGTGGATCCCGTGCCGATCGAGAGACTACGTGTCCGCTTTGTGCCACGACAGGTGCACCGCGACGCCAGACTCTGCCAGCGCAATGCAGCGTACTCATCCGACGACGGGCGGCTCGGTTTTGTCGTCAAGACGCCCGAAGTGATCTCGGCAGCTGAAATGCCATACTACCACCCGCCAGTGAGGCAGTTAGGGTTCATGTGGAAAGCCGACGAGACCGGCGAACCTCAAGAAGGGGATGGTCCTCGCGTTTACGGTCGCATCTACATTGGATACCTCCCATTCGAGGACTCGCCGACGCCTGCAGGCGACGTCTTAGGCCCTCCGCCGAAACCTCAGCGGAAGCGCTCTCCCCTCGCCGGGCCGTCATCCGCCACTGAGGTCGTCGCACCGCCCGCCACTGTCCTTGAAGACGACACACCCGAGGGTCGCGAAGAGGCCCGCGTAGCAgccgagcgccgcctccagcGCACCTGCCTGcatctcctcgagaagCTGCACAAGCACGGCCATGGTACCGCGCACGGCTACGTCAAGCGCGTGCACCACGACGTCGTTGTATCGCGTGAGCCGTTCCAGGACCTCTACCAGGCCCTCAAGGAGCGGCACAAGCAGCTGGACAGCCGTGTACCCCAGCCGTGGAGCACAAAGGTTGAGGACGTCAAGCGACACGTGTGGAAG AGTGTGCGAGACGGAGGCTCACCCGACGACCGTTTGTTGCCAAACAACATTGCAACTTGGGGATCACAGGACATTGCTATCGCCGCCTTTCTCATGCTGCTCTGGCGCGACATTTACCCTCCGCGAGAGGGAAGCGAGGTGGGCATGGAGTGGGACAAGTGGGGTCGCCCACCAGGGGGCTTTGTTGATCTCGGATGC GGCAACGGACTTCTGGTGCACATTCTAGTATCCGAG GGATACGCTGGGCGAGGGTACGAGCTGCGGCAACGTCGCACCTGGCCGCAGTACCCCGAGGCAACGCGGTGTGCGCTCGTCGAACTTCCCATCGATATGCCGTCATTGTTCCCAAGTACGATCGGGGAATGGGAAGCAGGCGCGTGGCCGGGTCGCGGAGCGAATGTCATCCCCGACGACTCATTCCTTCTCGGCAaccacgccgacgagcttACG ccgTGGatccctctcctctcgctcctcccTGCCAAGCCGATCCCTTTCCTCTCGCTCCCATGCTGCCTGCACACGCTTGATGACAAGTTCACGTCCAACGAGTTCAACCCACCGGCGCACGCGCACACTCCCGAGGGTGGCTTTGAGGCCGGCCTTGACCCCGGTGCGAGCCGGTACAAGGCGTATGTCATGTGGcttgggtggtggggcCTTCAGTGCGGTTGGAagtgggagaaggagagccTGCGCATCCCGTCCACGCGTGGGTGGGGCATCGTCGCACGCAGTCGCTGGACAAAggatgccgccgaggaccgTGCGTGCCGCCAGTGGGCTCTTGACCAAGTGCTCGGTGTGCGCGGCCGTGGTGAGTTCAAGGtgcgcgccaaggagggcaaggagcaCTAG